In Vibrio gallicus, a single window of DNA contains:
- a CDS encoding transposase, which yields MTQSRQSQVSLSDTPYYHCISRCVRRAYLCGDDKYTGQSFEHRRAWVVERMHYLSTVFSMDICAYAVMSNHYHIVLHVDEKLNQQLSDEEVCWRWGQLYSLPVLVQRWLKKQTCAEVESKAALSIINDWRERLIDISWFMRSLNEFIARKANAEDDCSGRFWEGRFKSQALLDEEALLTCMAYVDLNPIRAGINDSIEASEYTSVYERVHGVSHQDEQQSEPPCNKKGLFGFVGDTSESEQRGIPYSLLDYIELVDWSGRTIRNDKPGAIVASHPKLLHSLGLDTETWMSLASNFGKDYQGAVGTLDELALFAEHTGRRWIAKKNQLRRCLH from the coding sequence ATGACCCAATCTCGACAGTCTCAAGTCTCCCTTTCTGATACCCCTTATTACCATTGTATCTCGCGTTGTGTTCGTCGAGCCTATCTGTGTGGCGACGATAAATATACAGGGCAATCATTTGAGCACCGCCGAGCATGGGTGGTTGAGCGGATGCATTATTTGTCGACGGTATTTAGTATGGATATCTGCGCCTATGCGGTGATGTCAAATCATTACCACATTGTGCTGCATGTCGATGAGAAATTAAATCAACAGCTTAGTGATGAAGAGGTCTGTTGGAGATGGGGGCAGTTGTACTCACTTCCCGTATTAGTTCAGCGCTGGCTAAAAAAGCAAACCTGCGCTGAAGTTGAAAGTAAAGCGGCTCTTAGTATCATCAATGATTGGCGAGAGCGCCTGATTGATATTTCATGGTTTATGCGTAGCTTAAATGAGTTTATTGCACGCAAAGCCAACGCAGAAGATGACTGCTCCGGAAGGTTTTGGGAGGGGCGGTTTAAGTCTCAAGCGTTACTTGATGAAGAAGCCTTATTAACGTGCATGGCTTATGTCGATTTGAACCCCATACGCGCAGGCATCAACGACAGTATCGAAGCGTCTGAATACACCTCCGTTTATGAGCGTGTTCACGGAGTGTCACATCAAGATGAACAGCAAAGCGAGCCCCCTTGTAACAAGAAGGGATTATTTGGTTTTGTTGGCGATACCAGTGAGTCCGAGCAGCGAGGCATTCCGTATTCATTACTCGATTATATTGAACTAGTGGATTGGAGTGGCCGTACTATTCGAAATGACAAACCCGGTGCAATTGTCGCTTCGCACCCGAAACTACTGCACTCACTTGGCTTAGATACAGAGACTTGGATGAGCTTAGCCAGTAATTTTGGCAAAGATTATCAAGGAGCTGTTGGTACGCTGGATGAGTTGGCGTTATTTGCAGAGCACACAGGTAGGCGATGGATAGCGAAAAAGAACCAACTGCGACGATGTTTGCACTGA
- a CDS encoding polysaccharide lyase 6 family protein, which yields MKKSPILLIAGSLLLAGCTSNQGSTVPATQPTFIMAGQGVAMASMQQVVELRESIVNAQDGDVISIKAGRYKDLGSVTLNANNVTIKAEQPGTVIFNGSTQFLIKGNNNLIESLVFTDGGATLSTKSHDANIMGVFGIFGKNNTLNNSVIYKFNDYEYVADAKGKYPNIRWVTVGGENNKITNNTFEGKYKRGAMLVVATSDKLEKTLIEGNIFKDLTALDIELIENSDPKMVRTNRNDRQAIRVGDSHNSLFDSQSIVRNNYFDNISGYVGKNGSGEIELISVKASGITFDGNTIKNSTSMISLRHGHNNVVTNNVILPGNTANSGGIRIYDENHLIENNYIEGTLGKGTYRGALVLNTGIIDVAKGEVLSKDSTEGKTLQKQWTPKDVIVKNNTLVNNTQGIFASNAVHRVSLTNDARVETIFPAVDTLFENNLSIAANQGTNAFRQFEGEKFQMVGSEYVNNIFYGQIEGLEPLPSGISTEAPAMERDEQGLIKAVGTVGATNLTVLTEDMVGSSIVFK from the coding sequence ATGAAAAAGTCACCAATTCTATTAATCGCAGGTTCACTACTATTGGCGGGATGTACTTCAAATCAAGGAAGTACCGTGCCAGCTACTCAGCCAACATTTATCATGGCAGGCCAAGGTGTTGCGATGGCTTCGATGCAACAGGTTGTAGAGCTACGAGAAAGTATTGTTAATGCTCAAGATGGCGATGTAATCAGCATTAAAGCGGGTCGTTATAAAGATTTAGGCAGCGTTACTTTAAACGCGAACAACGTGACTATTAAAGCTGAACAGCCAGGTACGGTTATTTTTAATGGTTCGACTCAGTTCTTGATTAAGGGTAACAACAACCTTATTGAAAGCTTGGTATTTACTGACGGTGGCGCGACCTTAAGCACAAAAAGTCATGATGCAAACATCATGGGTGTGTTTGGGATCTTCGGTAAAAACAATACGCTGAACAACTCTGTGATCTACAAGTTCAATGACTACGAATACGTTGCAGACGCGAAGGGTAAATACCCTAACATCCGATGGGTAACTGTTGGCGGAGAGAATAATAAGATCACCAATAATACCTTTGAAGGTAAGTACAAGCGTGGCGCTATGCTTGTGGTTGCAACTTCAGACAAGCTAGAAAAAACATTGATTGAAGGTAACATATTCAAAGACTTAACTGCTTTAGATATCGAACTTATCGAGAATTCTGACCCTAAAATGGTGAGAACAAACCGTAACGATAGACAAGCGATTCGCGTTGGTGATAGCCACAACTCACTCTTTGACTCTCAAAGCATTGTAAGAAATAACTACTTTGACAACATCAGTGGTTACGTCGGCAAAAATGGCTCTGGTGAAATTGAGTTAATCTCAGTTAAAGCAAGTGGCATTACATTTGATGGAAATACCATCAAAAACAGTACTTCAATGATCTCTCTAAGACATGGTCATAATAACGTCGTGACAAACAACGTTATCTTGCCTGGCAATACGGCTAACTCTGGCGGTATCAGAATTTATGATGAGAATCATTTGATTGAAAACAACTACATCGAAGGAACGCTAGGAAAAGGAACCTACAGAGGTGCCCTTGTTCTAAATACCGGTATTATTGATGTTGCTAAGGGTGAGGTGCTAAGCAAGGACTCTACAGAGGGTAAAACGCTACAAAAGCAGTGGACGCCTAAAGATGTCATTGTTAAGAACAATACTTTAGTAAATAACACGCAAGGCATCTTTGCTAGTAATGCTGTTCACCGCGTGAGCCTAACCAACGATGCTCGTGTTGAGACTATCTTCCCAGCTGTTGATACATTATTTGAAAACAACTTATCAATCGCTGCGAACCAAGGTACTAACGCGTTCAGACAGTTTGAAGGCGAGAAATTCCAAATGGTCGGATCTGAATATGTGAACAACATCTTCTACGGTCAGATTGAAGGCCTTGAGCCACTGCCATCAGGGATCTCAACCGAAGCTCCTGCGATGGAAAGAGACGAGCAAGGCTTGATCAAAGCGGTAGGTACAGTGGGTGCAACTAACCTAACCGTACTAACTGAAGATATGGTTGGTTCTTCAATCGTATTCAAATAG
- a CDS encoding serine hydrolase domain-containing protein produces MKLKLLAVITSMSAAMVSANEQAKAMYSPFTQAKDQVTLSNWMHPDHNHWSFQNVGIHPSLVVPRDGNVAVLPENLDSNIARLTFEYGGEKFTVNEAMVNDRTDGYVIIKDGHIVHEQYFGTFSAKKQHLWASSTKSLVGQAIGILVEQGKLDPEHTVDSYIEQLKGSYFGKQKVRTILNMTTALDYSEDYANITPGSVHYEYFRRIGLVPSYDLMQLDPKKDATPRGLYQFASEFQHNSGLSVNHQFEYHSPNVDIAGWLIAEVSGKPLHEFIAENIWYKLGVEHDASFMADMTFTPVATGGFTTTLKDFARVGVAIANDGKFNGHQVFSKAWLDDTFKLTDDERKHMERSVYKDRDSGVYDQWLEGYKNYLWIHDSEKGIATFRGIFGQHLYVNQQQNLVVATFSSSESASNAARTTNLPRLAAFEAIANHYVD; encoded by the coding sequence ATGAAGCTAAAATTACTTGCGGTTATTACATCTATGTCAGCAGCTATGGTGTCTGCCAACGAACAAGCCAAAGCGATGTATTCGCCCTTTACCCAAGCAAAAGACCAAGTAACACTTAGTAATTGGATGCACCCTGACCATAATCATTGGTCATTCCAGAATGTCGGTATCCACCCCAGCCTAGTGGTGCCACGTGATGGGAATGTCGCAGTGTTACCGGAGAATCTCGATAGCAATATAGCTAGACTAACCTTTGAATATGGTGGAGAGAAATTCACTGTCAACGAGGCTATGGTAAATGACCGCACTGATGGTTATGTCATCATTAAAGACGGGCATATAGTGCATGAACAATACTTCGGTACCTTTAGTGCTAAAAAACAGCACCTTTGGGCGTCAAGTACCAAGTCACTCGTTGGACAGGCAATTGGAATTCTTGTTGAACAGGGTAAACTTGACCCTGAGCACACTGTAGACAGTTATATTGAACAGTTGAAGGGCAGTTATTTTGGTAAACAAAAGGTTCGCACCATACTGAATATGACAACCGCGCTTGATTACAGCGAGGATTACGCAAATATTACACCTGGTAGTGTTCATTATGAATATTTTCGACGCATCGGTTTGGTTCCGTCCTATGATCTTATGCAGCTTGATCCCAAGAAAGACGCGACCCCAAGAGGCTTGTATCAGTTCGCATCTGAGTTCCAACACAATTCAGGATTAAGTGTGAACCATCAATTTGAGTACCATTCTCCAAATGTTGATATTGCCGGTTGGCTTATTGCTGAAGTATCAGGGAAGCCTTTGCATGAGTTCATTGCTGAAAATATTTGGTACAAGCTCGGGGTAGAACATGACGCGAGTTTTATGGCTGATATGACGTTCACGCCAGTGGCGACAGGTGGTTTTACCACGACTTTAAAAGACTTTGCTCGCGTGGGTGTCGCGATTGCTAATGATGGTAAATTCAACGGCCATCAGGTGTTCTCTAAAGCGTGGTTAGACGATACCTTCAAGCTAACGGATGATGAAAGAAAACATATGGAGCGAAGTGTATATAAGGATAGAGACTCAGGTGTTTATGACCAGTGGCTAGAGGGTTATAAAAACTACCTATGGATACATGATAGTGAGAAAGGTATTGCGACATTCAGAGGTATTTTTGGTCAGCATTTATATGTTAATCAGCAACAGAACCTAGTCGTGGCGACATTCTCATCATCTGAATCAGCGTCAAATGCAGCAAGAACGACCAATTTACCGCGTTTGGCGGCGTTTGAAGCGATTGCCAATCACTATGTGGATTAG
- a CDS encoding LysR family transcriptional regulator encodes MITFEQLSCFTAVYECSSYSKAARKVNKTRATVRERVKALEDVLGFELFEIHGKTLTPTSSAQHLYSRAENLTRQSKEFYTVALSTFETSITSVVLHHDDLVPLSLLSSIDDAIEREFPNIAINWLQRDREASLKDIESGEALFSVMPTTGKIYPSTKVAMTNLGTYQYAAYTATDSTISREVIDLNDLTTEDLLLTENSALNNMRYADISNRKHLVSNNDMLLHKIQKKGWTLLSTANAHHLVSAGKLRRIRISESLGTLRHEMVLFYPLHSELDPNRSRIIKIAKECAEQFSHSLYA; translated from the coding sequence ATGATTACTTTTGAGCAATTATCGTGCTTTACAGCGGTCTATGAATGTAGCAGCTATAGTAAAGCCGCTAGGAAGGTAAATAAAACCAGAGCAACTGTGCGAGAAAGGGTTAAAGCCCTTGAGGATGTGTTGGGGTTTGAGTTATTTGAGATCCACGGCAAAACCCTAACCCCAACTAGCAGTGCTCAGCATTTGTACTCAAGAGCAGAGAACCTTACTCGGCAATCAAAAGAATTCTACACAGTTGCACTGTCCACCTTCGAAACTTCCATAACCTCAGTAGTTCTTCACCACGATGACTTAGTACCACTTAGCTTACTATCGAGCATTGACGATGCCATTGAACGTGAGTTTCCAAACATAGCCATTAACTGGCTTCAAAGAGACCGAGAAGCTAGCCTTAAGGACATTGAGTCAGGTGAGGCACTATTCTCTGTGATGCCGACAACAGGCAAGATCTACCCAAGCACTAAAGTTGCTATGACCAATTTAGGGACATATCAATACGCGGCTTATACTGCTACCGATTCTACGATTTCGCGTGAAGTCATCGACCTTAACGACCTAACCACCGAGGATTTATTACTCACAGAGAACTCAGCATTGAATAACATGAGGTATGCGGATATCAGCAATCGCAAGCATCTCGTATCGAACAACGACATGCTACTCCACAAGATTCAAAAGAAAGGCTGGACGTTGTTAAGCACGGCAAACGCACACCACCTAGTTAGCGCAGGGAAACTAAGAAGAATTAGGATCAGTGAGTCACTTGGTACACTAAGACACGAAATGGTGTTGTTCTACCCATTGCATTCAGAACTGGACCCAAACCGAAGTCGAATCATCAAAATCGCAAAAGAGTGCGCGGAACAGTTCTCGCATAGCCTTTATGCGTAA
- a CDS encoding 2-hydroxyacid dehydrogenase, producing MINIAFFSTKSYDEQAFKAAKADRNYQYHFFDFQLTDKTAKLAKGCEVVCAFVNDDLSKPVLEQLAIRGVKMVAMRCAGFNNVDLDAAKELGIQVARVPAYSPEAIAEHAVGLMMTLNRRFHKAYQRTRDANFSLEGLVGFNFHGRTAGIIGTGKIGLATMRILKGLGMNILCYDPYPSDVAKELGVIYCDLDTLFKQSDVISLHCPMTKENFHLLDEAAFNKMKDGVMIINTSRGELVNSNAAIEALKHGKIGALGLDVYEAEKELFFKDKSNDVIVDDVFRRLSSCHNVIFTGHQAFLTVDALKSIASTTLDNIDNFSVSKSTANFL from the coding sequence ATGATCAATATAGCGTTTTTCAGTACCAAATCTTATGATGAACAAGCTTTCAAAGCAGCCAAGGCTGACCGTAATTATCAATACCATTTTTTTGATTTTCAGTTGACCGATAAAACAGCCAAATTAGCAAAAGGTTGCGAAGTGGTTTGTGCTTTTGTGAACGATGATTTGTCGAAGCCAGTTTTGGAGCAACTTGCTATACGTGGCGTGAAGATGGTTGCCATGCGTTGTGCTGGGTTTAACAATGTTGACCTTGATGCAGCTAAAGAGTTAGGAATTCAAGTTGCTCGTGTTCCCGCTTATTCGCCAGAGGCAATTGCTGAGCATGCAGTAGGTTTAATGATGACCCTAAATAGGCGCTTCCATAAGGCTTATCAACGAACTCGTGATGCTAACTTTTCTTTGGAAGGCCTAGTCGGTTTTAACTTTCATGGACGCACCGCTGGTATCATAGGCACTGGGAAAATTGGGCTTGCAACAATGAGAATCCTAAAAGGTTTAGGGATGAATATATTGTGCTATGACCCATATCCTAGTGATGTGGCAAAGGAGTTAGGTGTTATTTATTGCGATTTAGATACACTCTTTAAACAGTCGGATGTGATTTCTTTGCATTGTCCGATGACAAAAGAGAATTTTCATCTGCTTGATGAAGCGGCATTTAATAAGATGAAAGATGGGGTGATGATCATCAACACCAGTCGCGGAGAACTTGTTAATTCCAATGCGGCGATAGAAGCCTTGAAGCACGGCAAAATAGGCGCCTTGGGGTTAGATGTGTATGAGGCGGAGAAAGAGCTGTTTTTTAAAGATAAATCCAATGACGTGATTGTTGATGATGTGTTTCGTCGCTTATCTTCTTGCCACAATGTCATATTTACTGGGCATCAAGCTTTTTTAACTGTGGATGCCTTGAAAAGCATCGCCTCTACCACGCTAGATAACATTGACAACTTTAGCGTGAGTAAAAGCACTGCTAATTTTCTTTAA
- a CDS encoding RNA methyltransferase → MKTNHVTIGLTNPKSPTNVGAVMRASGCYQVDEVKYTGQRYEKASKFHTDTKSAARTIPLSAVDSFLDDLDPETEIVCVELAEGATPLPRFQHPKKAMYIFGPEDGSISQDVADKAHHVVYVPTIGCMNLAATVNVLLYDRLAKSDNMDESEDLIRSSRDNRNHLKVKTASL, encoded by the coding sequence ATGAAAACAAACCATGTCACCATTGGTTTAACCAATCCTAAAAGCCCAACTAATGTTGGTGCGGTAATGCGTGCCTCAGGTTGCTATCAGGTTGATGAAGTAAAATATACTGGGCAGCGTTACGAGAAAGCCAGTAAATTTCATACGGATACAAAGAGCGCAGCTCGCACCATACCATTGTCTGCAGTAGATTCATTTCTAGATGATCTTGATCCTGAAACTGAAATCGTGTGTGTGGAATTAGCCGAGGGAGCAACCCCGCTTCCTCGTTTTCAGCACCCCAAAAAGGCGATGTATATCTTTGGCCCTGAAGATGGCTCAATCAGCCAAGATGTTGCAGATAAAGCCCATCATGTTGTCTATGTACCTACTATTGGCTGTATGAACCTTGCGGCAACCGTCAATGTATTACTCTACGATCGCTTGGCAAAATCAGACAATATGGATGAAAGTGAAGACTTGATCCGCAGCAGCCGTGATAACCGAAATCACCTAAAAGTTAAAACAGCAAGTCTTTAG
- a CDS encoding ABC transporter ATP-binding protein, protein MHLLIQLTDLSIHTQASDAATQSVELLQPLSLRLYQDRPLTILGQTGSGKSLLAQAIVGLLPSELSYNGRVELFGQTHNRDSLIELWGKEVIMLPQEPWRALDPLMPAYKQVSEVYECLHGLDEESAYYQSQKDLDKVGLKSSAMKRPGQLSGGMAQRLAVIAATAGGAKLVLADEPTKGLDVSRRDDIIQLLMQSAKGGGLLTITHDIEVARQIGGDIIVMKQGVVVEQGSADGVLNAPQHEYTQSLINADPRHWPDQDKTPVKQTAVLDVNGLAIGRNGEALSDGINFTIHAGEIVGVVGDSGCGKSTLGDTLLGLLKPIKGQVNKLAQGAKPYQWLKLFQDPPAAFTSSVTLGVLLEDVIKLHQLDRQRVAPLMAKLKLDPELLQRNSTGVSGGELQRFAIFRALLLDPLFLFADEPTSRLDPITAKEVTDLLVALAKEQGCALLLVSHDPHMIDKCCDTVIRL, encoded by the coding sequence GTGCATCTCTTAATTCAGCTGACTGATCTATCCATTCATACTCAAGCAAGTGATGCCGCTACCCAATCGGTTGAACTGTTGCAACCTTTGTCATTACGCCTCTATCAAGATAGGCCATTGACTATTCTTGGGCAGACGGGTTCGGGCAAAAGCCTACTCGCGCAAGCAATAGTCGGTTTACTGCCTAGTGAGTTGAGCTATAACGGACGGGTTGAATTATTCGGTCAAACCCATAACAGAGACTCTTTGATTGAGCTATGGGGCAAAGAGGTTATCATGCTGCCGCAAGAGCCTTGGCGTGCACTTGACCCTTTAATGCCAGCCTACAAGCAGGTTTCTGAGGTGTATGAGTGTTTACATGGTCTGGATGAAGAATCGGCATATTACCAATCGCAAAAAGATCTGGATAAGGTTGGGCTGAAAAGCAGTGCTATGAAAAGACCGGGTCAATTGTCGGGTGGGATGGCACAGCGTTTAGCCGTTATTGCGGCTACTGCAGGCGGCGCAAAACTAGTGCTTGCCGATGAGCCCACCAAAGGGCTGGATGTCAGTCGTCGTGATGACATTATCCAACTGCTTATGCAAAGCGCAAAAGGTGGCGGTTTATTGACTATTACCCATGATATTGAGGTTGCCCGCCAGATAGGTGGTGACATCATTGTCATGAAACAAGGGGTAGTGGTGGAGCAAGGCAGCGCCGATGGAGTACTGAATGCGCCCCAGCATGAGTATACTCAATCTTTAATTAACGCAGACCCGCGTCATTGGCCTGACCAAGACAAAACACCGGTTAAACAAACAGCGGTGCTTGACGTTAATGGGTTAGCGATTGGCCGTAATGGTGAGGCGCTCTCTGATGGCATCAACTTCACCATCCATGCTGGTGAAATCGTCGGGGTAGTCGGTGATAGCGGATGTGGTAAAAGTACCTTGGGTGATACCTTGCTTGGTTTATTAAAGCCGATAAAAGGCCAGGTGAATAAACTGGCTCAAGGGGCGAAACCTTATCAATGGTTGAAGCTGTTCCAAGACCCACCCGCTGCATTTACTTCAAGTGTGACACTCGGTGTTTTGCTCGAAGATGTGATTAAACTGCATCAACTTGATCGCCAAAGAGTTGCGCCTTTGATGGCAAAGCTAAAGTTAGATCCTGAGCTTTTACAGCGAAACAGTACTGGGGTATCTGGGGGAGAGCTTCAGCGTTTTGCTATTTTTCGCGCTTTACTCCTCGACCCATTATTCCTGTTTGCTGATGAGCCGACATCCCGTCTTGATCCAATTACAGCCAAAGAGGTGACAGACTTATTAGTGGCGTTAGCAAAAGAGCAAGGCTGTGCACTTCTTTTAGTGAGCCACGATCCACATATGATAGATAAGTGCTGTGATACTGTGATTCGTTTATAA
- a CDS encoding ABC transporter permease, protein MISNFTFNQRLGIALLLGLFLFSVLVSGLSPYSIDEQNLSIRLLTPNAEHWLGTDHFGRDMMTRLASAIGLSFTLGVLCMVSSSVLGVTLGVCSAWAGGRVEQGLDVVVNILLALPGLVLVLLLSAIAPGSFLVMYLAISLVQWVEYYRVSRAITRTLMDSPQRQVSVMMGFGKWYQFKRHIWPAIAPSVFTMAAFGGANAILMMASLGFVAVGIQPPLAELGLMSVELFPFYVEAPWLLAQPLLVVALLVLGFHLLAGASRASLNSAD, encoded by the coding sequence ATGATCAGTAATTTTACATTTAATCAAAGGCTTGGGATAGCTCTGCTGCTTGGATTGTTTCTATTTTCAGTGTTAGTGAGCGGGTTATCGCCTTACAGCATTGATGAGCAAAACCTGTCGATTCGATTGCTTACCCCGAATGCGGAGCATTGGCTTGGTACTGACCATTTTGGTCGCGATATGATGACACGTTTAGCCAGTGCGATAGGTTTGTCGTTCACTCTGGGTGTGTTGTGTATGGTCAGCTCTTCAGTGCTTGGCGTTACCTTGGGCGTATGCTCAGCGTGGGCTGGTGGTCGAGTTGAGCAGGGGCTAGATGTTGTAGTAAATATTTTATTGGCGCTGCCTGGTTTGGTGTTGGTGTTATTGCTGTCTGCAATTGCGCCAGGCTCTTTTCTAGTGATGTACCTTGCTATCTCCTTGGTGCAATGGGTGGAGTATTACCGTGTTAGCCGCGCAATTACTCGTACCTTAATGGACAGCCCACAAAGACAGGTTTCAGTGATGATGGGCTTTGGAAAATGGTATCAATTCAAACGCCATATATGGCCTGCCATCGCTCCTTCTGTGTTTACTATGGCCGCTTTTGGCGGTGCTAATGCCATTTTAATGATGGCTTCGCTCGGCTTTGTGGCTGTGGGTATTCAGCCTCCGTTGGCTGAACTTGGCTTGATGAGCGTAGAGCTATTTCCGTTCTATGTTGAAGCGCCATGGCTACTGGCCCAGCCACTACTCGTTGTAGCTTTGTTGGTGTTAGGTTTTCATTTATTAGCAGGAGCGAGTCGTGCATCTCTTAATTCAGCTGACTGA
- a CDS encoding ABC transporter permease yields the protein MWGLIKKRILQLILVAWGVGTLTFVLMRSLPGDMAYRIAASRYGQDNVDSAAAELVRQELNLGQGWLSSYVHWLMDLLQFKLGNSLVSGLPVSETVIHQLGHSLLLAGFGIALSMVIAIPLGIFTAKEVAVKKVSIGEASKQRRVKQIHGFNSLVVGLSTLIRAMPIFVLGLILILVFAIEWQMLPVAGFGTWQHLVLPSITLAISLAAVSNRVVHNSVGKVLRSPFYQFSRVKGLAEGQTFMRHGVRNMAVPVVAYIGIQLVSVIEGIVMIESLFSWPGVGHGLAHAIFARDIPVIQGCALTMGVLFVALNSLIDVLCYWIDPRGQQEK from the coding sequence CTGTGGGGGCTAATTAAAAAGCGTATCTTGCAACTCATTTTGGTCGCTTGGGGGGTTGGGACATTAACATTTGTGTTGATGCGCAGCCTGCCCGGCGATATGGCGTATCGAATTGCAGCTAGTCGCTACGGGCAAGACAATGTTGATTCCGCGGCGGCGGAGTTGGTTCGTCAAGAGCTCAATTTAGGCCAAGGTTGGCTAAGCAGTTATGTACATTGGTTGATGGATTTACTGCAATTTAAGCTCGGTAATTCATTGGTCAGTGGCTTGCCGGTTAGTGAAACTGTCATTCACCAATTGGGACACTCATTGTTACTGGCTGGGTTTGGCATTGCATTATCTATGGTTATTGCGATACCGCTTGGCATTTTTACTGCCAAAGAGGTGGCGGTAAAAAAAGTATCGATAGGGGAAGCGTCCAAGCAACGCCGCGTTAAACAGATACATGGGTTTAACTCATTGGTGGTGGGCCTCTCAACCCTTATCCGAGCAATGCCGATCTTTGTATTGGGTTTGATCCTGATTTTGGTGTTTGCTATCGAATGGCAAATGTTACCCGTGGCTGGCTTTGGTACATGGCAGCATCTTGTTTTGCCTAGTATCACCCTAGCTATTAGCCTCGCCGCAGTATCAAACCGAGTGGTACATAACAGCGTTGGCAAAGTTCTGCGCTCGCCGTTTTATCAATTTTCGCGTGTTAAAGGTTTGGCCGAAGGGCAGACGTTCATGCGCCATGGCGTAAGAAATATGGCGGTGCCAGTTGTTGCCTATATCGGCATTCAGCTTGTCAGTGTGATTGAAGGCATTGTCATGATTGAATCTCTGTTCTCTTGGCCTGGGGTTGGGCATGGTTTAGCACATGCCATTTTTGCGCGTGATATCCCAGTTATCCAAGGCTGCGCACTCACTATGGGCGTACTTTTTGTGGCATTAAACAGCTTGATTGATGTGCTGTGTTATTGGATTGATCCTCGAGGGCAGCAAGAAAAATGA